AGACTACATACCGTAACGGGTACCAATGCCTTGACACCGAGCAGAGAAATCAAGAGTCTCCTTAACAGTCATGATACCGACATGAAGATCGTTCTGACTAATGTAAGCAGAGGTTTTGATAGGAACAAACTCGTTGAGACGGTAACCATTATAAGTCACATCCCCAGAGATGTCAAGAGACTTGTCGAGTTTACCAGCAAGAGCCAACAAAAGCGTTGTCTTCCCCGAAGAAGGAGGACCCAACAGAAGCGTCATCCTCGAAGGTTTGATGATCCCAGAGACATCTTTGAGTATAGTGAGCTGCGCTTTTTTAGCAAACTGGATTCCGACCATGCCAAGAACAGACTCTCCCATGTTCCTCACCGAGTTTAAAAGCGAAGGTAGAGATCTGTCGCCCGTGTAACAGTCAGCTTTCACAGTCAGATGCTCGTACTTGACTTCCACTGTCGGAAGCTTGATCCCAACTCTGTTGATCCTGTTCCTCAGCTTTGTCAAGATCCTCTCGTTGTCCTGCTCCGCGACTTTGAAGACCATGTCGATGAACTTTTGCCGATCATCACCGTCGAGTTTAGTGACGTCAACTTCTTTATTTAGGATTTGGTTACTGTAGATGTCGCCTTCTCCTAGCGCGGGCATGAGGCTGGTACGTAGGCGGCTGTAGGTAGGGAGTTTCTCGATGGCTGCCCATTTGagagcttcttcgtcttcgttGACGGACTTGGTTCGTCTAGAGCTTGAAGAGAATATGTCCTCGAGGTTTCTGCTAGCTCTGCTCACGCTGCGGTTTATGCTTCTCCGCATGCTTCCTCCTCTGCTCATCGCGTGAGCTGGATCGTAATCCATGTTTAGATTCGATGGTTGAATGTGTCTCTCTTGTCTTGATTTGAAGTTAAtgtatctttctttctttttatagtATAGTCTGAGGACATGTATGTGACACAACAGTGGATGATGTGTAGATTTGGGTTGGTGAAACagaggaaaaataaaaaaagatttttatcGAGTCAGCgggaagaagaaaatgatgtgtttgtgttgtgttgtgtctCTGCGAGTGTGAACGGAAGATAGTTGGTGAAAAGATGAGCCTACATTGGGACACAAGGACTTTTGCATGCTCCTCTTTGTTACATTTTCACTttctttaacaaaataaaaaaatacaaagaaatatTTGCAAATTGCAATTGATTTAGCCCTTAAAGTTTGTGATTATCTTTAGTAAACTATGTATTAGTGGAACCTCTTTTTAGTAGAATAACACATGTGGGAAATAAAGTGGCTGCTTAATCAATCAtacactctctctttttttcttagtTAAGAATCAGTTATGTACATCTTAAATTTTATCGTTTGAGAGAGAATGTTGCCAAATGATGTAGCGTAGCTGGTCAAGCcagtttgttttctctttttggctTTATTTGTTTATCACCCCTCATCTTCTATACTAAGTAGCAAACAATAGAGAAAGTTTAGAATTGTTAAGATTCATGGATTATAGAAACGTATGGAGGACATGACAGTAGGTAATGACACGGATGAAGAGAAGTTACTAAAATTACGaagcaaaaacaaataaaagaaagTTGACATATGTACAGAAGTAACCGCTACTACGCGTCATTTTTTGGTTAATATGTCCAAGTGTTTCTCCAGTGTTAGGCGACCGAACCTTCCTTGTTTGGTGAGtcggtgacaaaaaaaaagattctctGTTGAGTTCAATCATGTTTGACCCTGTTTTTGACCGctacttagagcatgattattgagAATTTTTAGAGTGAAGTTCTTATCGGAATATAAGATCCGTCTCTTAACATGATTACTGCGCGTACGTACTTATACCGTCATCAATCCGTAACCCGTAGAATGACAGATATGTGCCTCGGTCAAATCGTTCAGTCCCTTTTTGGcgttttaaatatgtaaaagcACGTGCACTATACCAACTTCTTTTGACAAACGTCTACTATACTAACTAAACAACGactatgatttcattttttaattacaatagttaatattttcttttgtcaattTATACAATGATGATTAATGGAAGTCTTGTATAGGAGAAATTAAGGGCCTCGcttgtcgacaaaaaaaaagaacgattAAATAAAGGAAGATGCTCAAGTGAGGATTAGGTGCGACTCTAAACACACAATGTTAGGTGGTATGGGAAGAAGTATTGGGACTATATGAACACATTGCTTCCTGTATCTTGTATAATTATCAGGTCAACACATTCTCTGGATTCGGATTATTATTAAGATAAAGGTGTGCAAAAAAGCTTTATCTAGCCGTTAGAACAAACAATAATTTGGAAAGAAAGATGTCTCTGTTTTCAATCCCACAGCAAAGCTCCACAAAGTATCACACATTCAACTATGCTTTCTTCATATCACATCCCAAGATATTCCTATTTTCAACTTTATAAGCAAGAAAATTACTTGTAAAAGAAGCAAACCATCAGTTTCTCATAGATGGTGGTTGTCTCACCACTCCTTCCCcacactgtttttttttcttggctgAGACGATAATGTCTGACTCAAGAACAGCAGAGCTAAGGAGACATGGGAACTACCGGTTTAGCCATCTCCTCAACCGGGAAGCAACTCCCTGAGGAGGAGGGGGAGGTGGAATAAGAACATCGAGAATGGCAACTCTCTCTTTTGGAGTCAATGAAACACCTCTGATAAGGTCCAACGCCATGATGTGAACATTTTTCCTTTGCCTGTGCTTACTATAAACCAATCCTGCAGCAGTACCTCCAGCAATCAGCACCTGTCATAACAAAAACACCCAAAGTCCATTAAACCAAACGTTGAAGGGTTTCGTCTTTTACTAACCGCTTAAACTGACCGGAGTTAACCACAATGCTGCAGTCTGCATATCAAACTTGGGAGCATAAAGCACCGTCTCCCCAAACTCATCCTCGAGCTTACTGTAGATCTCCTTGTCAGTTTTTCCAGCTCCTATCTCATCACGGATCAACTGCAAAACTCAGCTGTATCAGAGTAGCACACACCAAAACTCTATTCAACTCATCAATTTGGAAACTTTTGAGTAAAACACTCACCTGTCTCAGGAGAATAGCGACATCTGCCTGTGAGTCCTCAATGGACTGACTCCCACACTCAGTGCAGCGTACATTGTGGCTGATGTTTCTGGCTCGAGCGTCCAGCATCTGAGACTTCTTCAGATCCTCGTCTCTTTTCTCCATTGTGCTGAAAATTTAATGATATCGAGTGTTGTGAGTTTTCACACaggcatttcgtcgaacactTTGTGAGCATCACAGCAGAAAACAATCCATTGGCCCAAAACTAACGGAACCAAAATTAAAATGTGAAGGGAGAACCTGAATGGAGAAGAAGCGAGAGAGATTCGAGTAAACGCTTATTAGTCCGTGATTCCTAGCCAGAGCTGTTCAGAGAAGAGGACGGCGGATCGAGAAGGCGCGTGTAACGTGTGTTGTAAAGACGTGCTTCGCGCGTGTAGGGGATATAGACATGGGCCCTTCAAATGTATAGTAACATTGGGCTTCGTTATTGCGTTAAACTTGACATGGGCCCATAACGAATACAGTAGCACACTTTTGTTTAGAGAAGTGAGCTGTCAGtgcagtgttttttttttgtttgaaaagtAGTGCAGTGTTTTTGTTTCAATCTCACTTCCTCCTCTTGTAGAATGTGTTTTGCTTTATTTACGCAACAGTTTCATTGTTGTTGTACATATGTTTCTTCTTGGCTCAGTTGTGTGTTTTGGTTCCccttatatattttctaacacTTTCCTTTGGTTGTCcaaaatctttcttcttcatcactcGTTTCTTGTACTTGGGGTGTGAAGCCATGGTGGATGGAGGTAGAGATGCTCTATCTCTCTCACGTGTACCATAATCTGAGCAAAGTGGTGTCATAACAGACTGACGGCAGAGCCCCATTGTGCCTATGATTTGCCGTCTTTCCTGAatcatttttgttcttttggtGAAAAAAGGTACATGGGCGTCTGGTCATTATTTGTGAAGACCGATAAACCACGTTAGACAAGTAGAAATGCGGTGGAAAATGTATACTCGTTAACCTCCATCTTTGTTTCTCTGCTGTCAAGGAGCAAACTCAACAACCGAGAGAAGGAAATTGATCTGATGAGTGTTAAGTGACAAGTAACTCTAATCTTTTGAAGACAAGGAGAGAAAGAGGGAGATTAACAGTGAGCACAATGCTTACTACAGTGTTATCTCTTGTGAGAGCACAATTGTTCCAGAAACCAGAGATCAGTGTCTCATCAACAAAAGCCAACATAAGAATAAACCAAAGAAAAAGGTTGCAGAGCCATTCAAGGAGAGGCTAAGAGACGAGGTGACATGTTGGCGCAAAAGATGAAAGATCTAAACATGGTGGATCTGAGAGACGTGGAGCATGCATCAGATGTACATGAAGCGCTCCGATGCTATTCAAGCATAAGAAGCCCAGTGTACCTTGACATTGTTGACAATTTCTTCACTGACATGTACTATGAGTTCTCTGATCTGGGCTCTTCTTCCAGTGTCAACGGTTCAAGAAGGAAAAGCAGGCTCTTTCAGTCTCTAAGACCCTCTCGATCAGCGACGCTTTGAGAGGCAGGGGGAAGCTATTTCGTTTAGAGTAGGTATGTGTACATAAATAGCTGCTGCCCTTCTCACATATATTTCACATTCATCTTTGGTAAAACACACATGTCCCTCTCAGTTACCTAACCAACATATGTTTAAAACTGGACCCTGAGATGCAGAAACATGACTGAATCCTGAATCAGGAGAACTACGACAACATCAGGATAGAAACCATTTAtcaatattatatgaaaaagtGGCGAAAGCGAAGACGCAAAGTCACTCTCCTAGAAACATGATACAAGTTACACAAACACACGATTATCTGTTATTAAGTTGataaatttgcactgtcgaatACAAGCTTCATGATTAAAACGGATCATTTCTTGCCGCTCTTCTTTAAGTCCAGAGCCTCCAAAGGATCCCTTCTGCGACGCCTTGGCTCTTAGTTCCTTAAGTGCCTGTTTTATCATCCccattaaaaagataaaatggGGTCAGGCTTTTTAAATAACAAACGAGAGCCAAAGACAAAGAAGTCTAACTAGATGCCTTTTTGAGAAACACAAAACAGAATACGAACAAGAAGAGAGGAAACAAGAAAGAGCATCAAAGTGGGAACTAACCTTTTCCtcgtctttcttcttctgcagGTTGGCCATATCATGCTGCAGTAACACCGAATCAACATTTTTCGAAATTAGTGTGttaaaaagaatgactaagatCATTGATATGCGCATTAGAAGGCAAAGAAAACAATAATGCGATTGGAGGCAAGAGCCTATATAGACCG
The window above is part of the Brassica napus cultivar Da-Ae chromosome C8, Da-Ae, whole genome shotgun sequence genome. Proteins encoded here:
- the LOC106364277 gene encoding cytochrome c-type biogenesis CcmH-like mitochondrial protein, with the protein product MEKRDEDLKKSQMLDARARNISHNVRCTECGSQSIEDSQADVAILLRQLIRDEIGAGKTDKEIYSKLEDEFGETVLYAPKFDMQTAALWLTPVLIAGGTAAGLVYSKHRQRKNVHIMALDLIRGVSLTPKERVAILDVLIPPPPPPQGVASRLRRWLNR
- the LOC106364278 gene encoding translation machinery-associated protein 7, which encodes MSSKQGGKAKPLKQPKADKKEYDEHDMANLQKKKDEEKALKELRAKASQKGSFGGSGLKEERQEMIRFNHEACIRQCKFINLITDNRVFV